CGGGGCACAATCGGCTAGACGGGCAGgcaatggacttctgatccagagttcaccatagatcagggttcgaagccacGTTTTGCCATTGTGTTGGTCCCTTGAAAAAGGCGTTTCCTCATATTAActgtcactccacccaggtgtgaatgggtaccgggcgggtacctgacttcagtcacaTAATGTCaaagtggcggaaggagaggattgtgccctgccttcctgtatcgaaccctagatacagtggatatgaatgataaacataattatatgtaaacataatatattattatctctgatatgaattcactgccttaatGGCCGTAAAAAAAAACTGTGGGCCTCTCAAACTGGAAGTAGGACCCAAACTCGGTAAGATGGCAGACATGAATAAGACCTTCATAGTCATCCCCTTTATGTTatggattcggattcggattcggatggtttattcaaaaaaggccttagccccttatgaaggggtggtgtgtaaatttatttcgaaaacattatgacatacagtatatgatacaataaaacaaaacaatacctagactgataatcaggaacaactaaatgaccggattttgaatgctttgtatagataagttgcaaactgtctgacttcttctttacgacgtgacgtcataagcaaaactagtttaaacatagaaggctgagagtaatatttctggggtatgaaattataccttagttcacataactttggacaacaaaacatgaaatgtaattcgttttcttctgcatttgtgcacaatggacaaataagatcatgatcactatgctgtgtgtatcgaaaatgacaCTTTATGTTATGGCAAGCACAGTGAGAGAACAAAAGTCAAGGTCATTATCTGGCAAAAGACTGAGACCGTATCTTACATCCACTTTTAATTAAAATTGATATTGTGACTTGTCCTttgtacgacgggcgcaataaccgaatggttaaagcgttggactttcaatctgaggatcccgggttcgaatctcagtaacggcgcctggtgggtaaagggtggagatttttccgatctccctcgtcaacataatgtgcagacctgctagtgcctgaacccccttcgtgtgtgtacgcaagcagatcaattacgcacgttaaagatcctgtaatccatgtcagcgttcggtgggttatggaaacaagaacatacccaacatgcacacccccgaacacggagtgtggctgcctacaaggcggggtaaaaacggtcatacacgtaaaagcccactagtgtatatacaagtgaacgtgggagttgcagcccacgaacgcagagaaGTCCTTGGTACAGCATGATCCCTAAAGAAATTTGAAATCAGTAGCTgtagtttcaatttcaatttctcaaggaggcgtcactgcattcggacaaatctatatacgctgcaccacctctgctaggcagatgcctgaccagcagcgtaacccaatgcgcttagtcaggccttgtgttcacacacacacactatatgatatatatatatatagtgtgtgtgtgtacctgactgGGTTTCTGCTACAGTATTTGCCAAAGggcaacaccctcgttgccactTTTGCACTCTCACAAGTTACATTTTGTTTAGTTCTAAAGTTCCAAATCGAGGGAACAGTCAGCTACTGAGGAAGATCTAACTGAATTATCAGCTCAGTGGGCGCAAGTCCACGTGATCGACCTCATGAAACTTTCGGTGAATTCAGTTCCATTGTTCAGGTTTTCGATTTTATTCTGGTGCAAGAACGCCACACTGAAGTTGGTAAAGGCATACAGTGCAAATGTGAAGTGATGGGGAACAGAGGGATAGAAACTATGTGAGACAGGAGGCGATAATACTCACCAGAGATTCCGTAGGCCTTCTCTGTTTTCCTCGTGTCTCTCCTTGGATATGAACTTGTGTCGATGTCCATCATGGCGACATGACAATCGTCTGAGCCAATGAAATGCAGAGAAGACAAGGACGATTTTTACGTCATTCCCCTTCATTTGATCCCTCAAGGTCATGTAGTTCTCAGCACATCTGTACAAAGCCCGATAAAACATCATTCTACTTCTGGTGACAGGAACATCTCATGCACTAAAGGCACTCTAACACTACACTATGCAATCCTGCACGGtggctttttgatttttttcgttTTAAAGGTTTAAAACCTCTGTTACACAGACATTTTTACATGCTTGTGTATCATGTATTCGTGAATAAACATATTCAAATGTGCATTATATTGAACATATTAAATATCTGCAATCAATTAAGTACGCATGAAAATGGATACATCCATATGCAAGTGCCACCGGCCGGGACACTCACATTGCTCAAACACATCTCTAGGATACGAAGTACATTGCATTTTATCAGTTCAAGCATGATGTATGAATATTACTGATACCACATACAACGACAATTCATTCGCGTACTGGATTGCGCTTGGCTCATGATGATACTTTGCATGGCACTAACAAATGTCATACTTAAGTACTGATGTTCTGTTTCAGGAGAAAGTGAAGCTGTAGGCTTATCATTTTATcgtattcttttattcatttcatctttaaaaacaaaaaaacaaaacaagtttccATCTGGTTGGATGACTATAGCTGGTTGGCTGTTAGCTAGTTTTGTTGGTTATTGTATttggtgggacagacagacagacgtaatgAACAGTATGCACGTCCCTATactcgggggagggtggggggtatgcAAAAAAATAATCAGTAATAAAGTTTTACAAACTTCCAGCAGGGACTGGCGTTCTGCATGATGAACACCGACTGCAGCCTCTCTTGGTTGACGACATCCAGCTGCAGCTGCAGATGCTCCAAGAGGTAATCCTCCGCGTGACCGTTTGAATTGTTCTCGAAGAGGGGGGAACTCAGGGGCGTGTCACGGTCGCTGAATTGTAACCAGTAGATTGCCAAGTAGGTCTTTCCATACGTTTTCTCACCACACCTCAGCATGTTTGCAAAGAGCCTGTACCTTTCCTCATTGGTCGGTGGGTGCGAGCTGAGGTTTAAAGAATTTGCATCATCGTCCCTGCTGTTGGGCGTTGTTGCTGGAGAGTATGGGACTTGGTTCTGCGAGGTCCATGGAGCCTGGGGGTGAAGGGCGCCATTGTACCCCGGATTTTCATAAAATGGCCGTTCTGGCATGGATTGGAAAGAGACGTCATAATCATTCCGGTACGACTGCCAGTTCTGGGCGGTACCATGGAATGGGTTTGGTGGTGGGTAAACATTTCTTTCCCTGTGAGGTGGGCCGGGCCGGTACGGCACGTCATAGCCCCTCGGCTGCCGGCAGTCAGCATCTTGGACAGGGTGCTGTGGTGGGTAGAATTCTCTTCGCCCGTGAGGTGGGCCGCCGAACTGGTACATGTTATATCTCTCTGGCCCTTCCCAATACTGCCCTTGGAAGTCCGGTGGAAAAGCTTCCGGTCTGGGAAATACCCATCCTCGGCCTCGACCTCTTCCACCTCTGTTCATCATGACCTGAAACCATTTCCATATCATTGTGATCATTTGTGAACTTATaccataatgatgacaatgataaataacaataatcagtcccacgaacgcggaagaacgagaagaaaatgACATTTTCATTGGGCCAAGCTTCCGGTTATACACTTTCAAGGAGGAGTCTTCAGTTTCACgtcttaaagaaagaaaaatcttatTATTCTTTATAGTGACATTGGAcgaggaaagagagagtaaaTGCCATTACTAATAAATTCACCACTTCCCGTACCATTAATGAAGCGGGCGCGCGCggccgtgtgtgcatgtgtgactgtgtgcagtgcTCGTGGCCCTCGCGAGAAGCCAcgatgtgcttgcgtgtgtgcgtgagagaggcgTGCACATGTTTGTCCGAGTCAGTTGAAAAACAAAAGGGCTGTGTTTTGCTTGGCAACAGCCCACTGAGTTGGCCGTCCAGGAAGACGGAACTTGAACCCCAGTGATTCCAGCAGCCACCAATTCCCGGCACTCCTGCACTCATCCTTCCACCTCCATAATtatctctccccgccctcctcttGCATCGCCTTCATGACCAGTTAAAACTGATAAGAGTGCTGCTTTGCGCGAACCGACGACGAGCGCAATACTAGCGAAAATAGCCATGCACGCAGACTGCACTTGTTAGCCTCACAACTGAAATTCTATAGGCCTACGTGGTTACGTGTCAGTCAGTTATGGTCATGTGCAGTTAGCTGGGCTATAAGCACTTTGCCATCTAGTTGGCGAACCGTTTAGCTTTAAGAATGGTTTTGCAAGCCGATTTTTTCAGTTTGTGCGTGTGCCACAAATTACTGAACTGGGCGTTTTACTCAGTTCATGTCTTTGAATCTCAACAAAGTCATCGGCAGTTCAGTTCACGGCATACAACATTACGTCAATCTACAGGCTTATCGTAATCAACGTACAGGCGCTTCAGTTGTGTGGTTTGCATGACAGTCTTGGTGTGTTTCGAATACTCAGTATACACTGACGGGGATGGGTGTACTCAGTGACAAAGCACCGACACATGTAGATACTGCAGACCCTGCTGATTGAAGACAAAGGCAATACAAATATATCTTCTTGTCTGATCGGCGAAACCAGCGGAAGTTTaacatcactcactgacacactttAGCACACATCCTATGTCGACATTGGCCGGGCTTGGACAACGTCAGTGTGCGTATATAAATGTCAACACTTTATCGCTCATTTCCGAACGAAACCGAAAGTAGGAAGTTGAAGAAACAGGTAATCGAAACCAGATAATAAACCAATTATACGATATTTAAATATgcacgttgcgcaagtcaccactcaacatcactcgccaggcacttgactggaacccccaaggcaaacgcaaagttggcagacccaggcagacttggagaagtacggacactgaagtgaaggcagccggaatgacgtgggcccagataaaggggatcgccccaaaccgtgtccgttggaggagtgctgttgcggccctttgttcccgagcggagctatagtttcagtttcactataggcataagtcaagtaagtcacgATATTTAAACGTGTCTGGTCGTGCCATAAATGAGTCAATTGTTTGCAAAATCTACTCGTCATTCTAAAGCCAGAAATTATCACTGAGTTAAGATATAAGTCGACGGTTCCGATCGAAGTCAATTGCGACAATGAAAGTGAATAAGAGAGCGTACGTGTTGAAATCGGCATAGGCTAAGAATAGTAACATATACCTATACATCCGCTTATGCTTTGGCTTTGCATCTGAATTTTAAGTTTCTGAACATTACGCCTACTATATACAGGCTTAGCACAGTCTACGTACCGATGAGTGTGTCAGTGTACAGTCAGTGCACTTCAGTCGTCATGAAGTTTGCCTGACAGACGGGGTCCTGCTCCAACGGTGTATTTTGAACTGAATATACAACCTGGTGTAGACAGACGTGGTTTCAGTAGGCCTACTCGATTTGTTGATTGAAGACAGCAATACAGATTTGGCTGCCAAACCCAGTCATTTTGAGACTTCTTGCCTGAAACCAGCTGCAGTTTAACTAACAAAGTTACTCACACATTCTTCACATAATTCTGTCAACACTAGCCTGGCTCAAGCTGTGCAACGTAGGCGTTGCCTATATGTCAACACTTCACTGGTCGTTCCAATGAAACCGAAATAGAAGGAtaatatttgtttaaaaaatatgTCAGTTCTCGGAACTGAACTTAAATTAGTTATGACTAAGTTACTTAAACGTGTCTGATCATGTCGTCCAGTGTATGCTGTTATCTACTCATTTTCAGTCAAGCCCCAGGataatgttttgaaataaaaaattgaaaataaaagtcATTTCCGAAGCCTGTTTGCAACATTCAAAAGTGCGCATTGAAACtggctcacacacgcgcgcgcgcgcgcacacacacacacacacacacacacactgacacacacacacacacatacacacacacgcacaatgaccAACGCGCCCTCTTGTCTCAGGGGAAGTAACTGTGATAAAACCTTCTCAATCTCCATGGAAGTGAACTGTAACATCTACCGAAACTTTAATTTTGATTAAGTTCTGAAACTTCCATGTTTGTTTTCCGTGGTAGAGGCTTTCGTATCTTGCACGTGTGTAGTACTGAAACAGCGCTCTTGCAGTTTACTTTATGCAGCCTTCGGTCCGTTCATTCACGACCGCCCAGTCCACAAGATTGCAACTTTCGCTCTGACCGGTGCGTGAGTGACCAGCAGAGCCCGAAACCAGCAGCTAGAATTCTGTGGAAACACCTGCGAAAGTCGCCCAAAATGGACAAAACATCTGCCACAGCACATTCAGCGTGTCAACATATCAAAAGTGATGTATGTTAATTTacgaaataaacaaaacggtaaaATCCTGCTTTCCCAACAAAACTTAACAttgtgagggggaaaaaatcagtttCAGAATATCGGACAACCAACATATGATTTTTAATTTTCACAGGTtgacagataaaaaaagaaaaaagaaaaaaaagaaaagaaaaaaaaagatttccccAAAGTACCAGAGTGAGCAAACTTACTTCCAAGATTAGCCATATGAAAAGACTGAACTAGGTTAATTTCCTGTTTGACTGCTTATTTATGGGACCTGCATGTATATTACCAATTATCATGCTGTTCTTTATTTGTAATTACTGCCCAACCTTCTTTCCTGGCCCACTTCTAAACCTTAAGTGCGTTATGTTTGTTATACATTTTCTGTTGTAATGGAAAGCTCATGGGAAATtaatacaaagagaaaaaaaaaaacttgaaaaaaaattgGCTGCATGTAGTGCCCCCGGAAAATACAACCCAAAACAAGAAATAATTGTTCTGAATGTAAACTCTGATGAATGAAACAGACGGCCATTAAAATTCAGCAGAATTGTCTTCCCCAAGTAAAGAAAATGCACTAAGATGACCTTCTGATATACTGGTACAAATCTTTGATGATGTTATTTTCTGAGTAAATGGTAGAGGTCTGTCAGCTGTTGGACATGAAAGTGATATAGATCTTAATTGAAACCTAAAAAAACATGATCGATATAAAATGAAGTAAACATGACAGTTGATCATGATGCTAGCATTGGTGACTGATTTTGTGGGAAAGCAAGTGTATTAAACATTTGAAAAGACAATATCATTTGACAAAGATTatttctgtccatagtgaagaaccATGTAGGTACAGCAATAAGTCACACAATACTGATCTTCGATCTAAATAGAAAACTGACAAAGTGGAAAGCCACaaggttcctctctctctctctctctctctctctctctctctctcatattgtttGAGATGGAACCAAACACATGCATGGACTCACCAGTACCAGCAACATCAAAGTTGAATTCAAAGGCTGCAGGCTTCCTTTGCACATATACAACCATCCCTTACCTCTCCTCCCACACTGCATCTTTGAACTGGAAATTGTTTAGACAGTATATGTTCTGTTCCAATCCTGGACATGAAATCAAGTAAGGAACACAAAAGTCTTGCAATCTGGTGTTGAAAGGCTACAACTTCTAGCATACTGGTTCCTGTGAGTTCGATCTTctgtttaggaaaaaaaaaaacaccccaaaaaccagAGTTTGCTTACCTGTGTTTGAGTTAATTTTTACATAATATGTAATACAGGTGGATGTTGCATGCAGAGGGGAATGCTCTTAGCCTAGTACTTCAGTGTATATGCAGTGAATAGTGTTGCCAATTGAAGCTGTAGACACCTGTTGCTAGAAATAACAGACTTTATTAAGCGTCAGAAATAAGTGATCCATAGTACATGTGGAGTAGTATATTTCTGAACATATCTTTGCTTGAAATAGTAAACTGGTTTTATATGTATGCATCAGAAATACATGCTCCATAACAACTGGAGTTGTATATTTCTGAACACATATATTGCTTTAAATAACAGACTGATTTTATATGTATGCATAAGAAATAGGTGATCTATAGCACGTGTGGTGTAGTATATTTCTGAACACATCTTTTTCTTGAAGAAATATACTGACTTTACATATACGCATGAAAAATAAGTGATTTTTAGAACATGTGGAGGAGTATAATTCTGACACATATTCTTTGTCACATCAGTTAGGACTTCTGGTTCAGTGTTTCTAGTTTCTTTTTGAATGTGAACAAGTTCAGCTGTTTAGATTTTTATATTGTTTGATGCATGTTGCAGGAACTGGGCAAAGGCAAGTGGATTGGTCTGAGTGAAATAACATACAAGGATCCCCTTGGCCAGGAAAGGTCAGGTATTGACATCAGACATGTTTTAAACTTTGCATGTGTGCAATTGTGGGAGTGTACCCAAGTTTGTGCAAATTGATTTACGAATAACTTTAAAGTGTACGTGTATTTAAAGTGGAGGTGGGTACATTTTCTTATGCAGACTTTACAGGTGTATGAAATTATAGCACAGTGTTAACCGATTTAGGGCTTTAGAATGTTCAATACTGTTGTGAAAGTATACATGTCAACTCTGAGGGAGAAATTCAAAATCTGACAGCTTCCTCAACACTGCTGTAAATGATATTGCTGGGAATGTGGTAGGAAAATGAAATACGGAAAATGTAATGCaatatcatatcacaatacttaaaaaccgTATCACAGTACTCAAATAAAAATACTCCCAATATCACAATacaccaaaacaataacaacagcactgAAAATTCACTTCCAGCTCTttaacactggtcacacacatcacaatacaataaaaatcaacattttaaagtacaaaatttaaaagcagtcacaccctccccctcccccacaacacatcaccatacacaaaGAGGTACTCATTTGTATGCATCACACCAAGTGAAGTTGAAATAGTTGAATAATCAAACATAATTGTTTACCTGATGATACTTTAGAATTGAATAaaatgtggtggtggtttgaaaaaaaaaaaaagtatacatgtGCACATTGTAATTATATCAGCATTGtcttttataatgatttgatgaTCTTTGTTTTATgatatttctgtttttattaattccagatttctgtgtgtgaatatacCAAGAtgtttaacttcttttttttcatttgtgtgtgtgtgtgtgtgtttctttatctccAATATTGGTCGATTGTGAatatttcttttcctttgcttTGTATAAAAGAAGAGGCTCCAAtaacacccactcccacccctctgccccccattTTTCCcttctgtgttttctctctcttgctttttgtctgtatctctctctctctctctctctctctctctctctctctctctctctctctctcttctctctctgtgttgtaaaTATAAACGTTTCCCCAAATCATGAAGAGCAAATACTGACAGCATCTCATTGGAGTCTATctttgcaatatttttttttattggatatACATATTATCTTTCACACTGTTAGAATTAACATTTAACTTTAAAGATATTCCCTCTTCCCAATgtaaaattatttgtatttgtctgtctacaaggaaaaggaaaacagttattcagtgtcttatatatatacatttatgttCCTTATGCCAATAATTACTTGTCAAGAAAATGACTGATCAAGTTCAAATGTTTTAAAAATTTTACTGAAAACATTTCAGTTGCTTATTGGTAGGTTTGGATTAATAGGTTTGATCAAAATGtaagaagaaacaaaggaagaaaaacaccATATTTATGGAATGATTTGTGTCTTTATAAGAATATACCTCAACTGGTCAGGGGCTTTTATTTCACTGTTGAATAAGTCATTGAATTATCTTAACACATTTTGACATTATTTCCAATAGCTTTCGCTGTTTTAGTTTCTGGACAGTATTTGACAGTTGCTCAATGCCCATTACTTTTAGTATTTAGATTAATGATattcagtattcttcttcttcgttcgtgggctgcaactcccatgttcactcgtatgtacataagACGACTTTTATGTGCAcagccgtttttaccccgacacactggcagccatactccattttggggggtgtgcctgctgggtatgttcttgtttccataacccacttaacgctgacatgggttacaggatctttaatgtgcatatttgatcttctgtttgcgtatacacacgaaaggggttcaggcactagcaggtctgcacatatgttgatctgggagattggaaaattttcacccttcatccaccGGGTGCTGTTaacaagatttgaacccaggaccctgagattgaaagtccaatgctttaaccactcggctattgcacccatcatatTCAGTATTCAAAATTACTTCCATCTGCTTGAAGCAAGTGGTTAAATGACAGCAGGTTTAGCCAGTAAAGGATGTTGGATTATTGTTGAAAGCATGCTGTTACTGAAGATTAAACATGAACTTTTAAGCAATATGTAGAAATGAATGCTAACtttgtcactgtggtggtgtgtgcagaaAATGGGAAGCAGTTTACCGGACCACCAAGATAGGGGATGGAAGTGATGGTATTGTCACCCATTTCTCTTgctcattttttttatttgttcttttttttcttcttcttttttttttctttttctttcttttttttgttgttgttgctgttttctttcctgTTGAAATAACACTAGTGCTTCATGATGTCAGAATTGTTGCACCTTTACATGTAAAGGGACCTGCAAGCATGTAcaccatgtgcacacatgcacgctgtGTTCACTGGTGTTCACACTGAATACATTTCCTTCCCTTCCAGAAAGAAAAACTCACACTTGTCTACAACTGATTGGAAATTGCCATCCCCatggtttgattgattgattgatgtggatacttctatagtgcctatcctcggtcagagaccaagctctaagtgctttacatacatggagacatttgcaccacaggctgcctacctgggtagagccgactgacagctgccactgggcgctcatcattcgtttcctgtgtcattcaatcagatttcagacgcacacacatacacactcagacagacatgtaacattttacgtgtatgactgtttgtttgttttttatttaccccgccatgtaggcagccatactccgttttcgggggtgtgcatgctgggtatattcttgtttccaaacccactgaacgctgacatgaattacaggatctttaacatgcatatttgatcttcagcgtgcgcatacacacgaaggggattcaggcactagcaggtctgcacatatgttgacctgggagatcggagaaatctccaccctttacccaccaggtgcaccgagattcgaacccaggaccatcagattgaaagtccagcgctgtaaccattcggctgttgcacccgtcagcaTGGTCTAGCAATGGTTTGATAAATCATCACATGATTATGGGGGCATAATCAGTAAGATATTTTGTGGATGGTATCAAGAGTATTGGTGAGTAAATGATATGCTGAATTTGTATTGTTTCCCCGGGTGATGAAGTAATAAGAGTTCAGAGCATACATTGTTATTTATCACATGTTCCTCTGATTTTGAATCCTCAGCCTCTGGGCAAAATggtgtgtttttgctgttgacaTAGCTGCCTTAATCTCTAACAGGATTAAGACTCCATAACATCAGTGTTATCATTTCTGCCAGTAAGCATGGATTTTACTGGAGTGCCACAatat
This genomic interval from Babylonia areolata isolate BAREFJ2019XMU chromosome 8, ASM4173473v1, whole genome shotgun sequence contains the following:
- the LOC143284459 gene encoding uncharacterized protein LOC143284459 isoform X2; amino-acid sequence: MMNRGGRGRGRGWVFPRPEAFPPDFQGQYWEGPERYNMYQFGGPPHGRREFYPPQHPVQDADCRQPRGYDVPYRPGPPHRERNVYPPPNPFHGTAQNWQSYRNDYDVSFQSMPERPFYENPGYNGALHPQAPWTSQNQVPYSPATTPNSRDDDANSLNLSSHPPTNEERYRLFANMLRCGEKTYGKTYLAIYWLQFSDRDTPLSSPLFENNSNGHAEDYLLEHLQLQLDVVNQERLQSVFIMQNASPCWKCAENYMTLRDQMKGNDVKIVLVFSAFHWLRRLSCRHDGHRHKFISKERHEENREGLRNLCKSSFLVRTTEFHDWRRLCTALQIPFPPAMQCEESYHGSPRGQEDDRLKGDLEEILC
- the LOC143284459 gene encoding uncharacterized protein LOC143284459 isoform X1, giving the protein MLSGDLRNVMMNRGGRGRGRGWVFPRPEAFPPDFQGQYWEGPERYNMYQFGGPPHGRREFYPPQHPVQDADCRQPRGYDVPYRPGPPHRERNVYPPPNPFHGTAQNWQSYRNDYDVSFQSMPERPFYENPGYNGALHPQAPWTSQNQVPYSPATTPNSRDDDANSLNLSSHPPTNEERYRLFANMLRCGEKTYGKTYLAIYWLQFSDRDTPLSSPLFENNSNGHAEDYLLEHLQLQLDVVNQERLQSVFIMQNASPCWKCAENYMTLRDQMKGNDVKIVLVFSAFHWLRRLSCRHDGHRHKFISKERHEENREGLRNLCKSSFLVRTTEFHDWRRLCTALQIPFPPAMQCEESYHGSPRGQEDDRLKGDLEEILC
- the LOC143284460 gene encoding ADP-sugar pyrophosphatase-like isoform X2 — protein: MFVFRGRGFRILHVCSTETALLQFTLCSLRSVHSRPPSPQDCNFRSDRCVSDQQSPKPAARILWKHLRKSPKMDKTSATAHSACQHIKSDELGKGKWIGLSEITYKDPLGQERKWEAVYRTTKIGDGSDAVVIVPILKRLNKPDSVILVSQYRPPLKCYSLEFPAGLIDKGEDPQQCAIRELKEETGYTGVPTHISPGVSLDPGLANSTVNMVTVEIDGDEECNTRPEQQQDEGGETTAVCNPNYMAMNS